Part of the Oncorhynchus mykiss isolate Arlee chromosome 23, USDA_OmykA_1.1, whole genome shotgun sequence genome is shown below.
CAGAGATGAATCCGGAGATGTGGGCGAAGTTGTCTATCCAGGGCAGCAGGCCAAAGGAGAACAGGAAGAGGACGACGCACAGCAGCTTGGTGAAAGCCCTCCAAGGACACTCCAGGATCTGCCAGCTCTGGAACAGCTCAACAAACAGACAGGCCAGAATACCAAACTGAGAGCCTGCTGGACCCAcctggggaggaagggagagtggGAGCGGGAGTGTATTTTACCTCAGCTCTGTAGGGTAGGTATCTACGGTACAGTGTATCTACAGTATTTACCTCAGCTCTGTAGGGCAGGTATCATGGTACAGTGTATCTACAGTATTTACCTCAGCTCTGTAGGGCAGGTATCATGGTACAGTGTATCTACAGTATTTACCTCAGCTCTGTAGGGCAGGTATCATGGTACAGTGTATCTACAGTATTTACCTCAGCTCTGTAGGGCAGGTATCATGGTACAGTGTATCTACAGTATTTACCTCAGCTCTGTAGGGCAGGTATCATGGTACAGTGTATCTACAGTATTTACCTCAGCTCTGTAGGGCAGGTATCATGGGACAGTGTATCTACAGTATTTACCTCAGCTCTGTAGGGCAGGTATCATGGTACAGTGTATCTACAGTATTTACCTCAGCTCTGTAGGGCAGGTATCATGGGACAGTGTATCTACAGTATTTACCTCAGCTCTGTAGGGCAGGTATCATGGTACAGTGCATCTACAGTATTTACCTCAGCTCTGTAGGGCAGGTATCATGGTACAGTGTATCTATAGTATTTACCTCAACTCTGTAGGGCAGGTATCATGGTACAGTGTATCTACAGTATTTACCTCAGCTCTGTAGGGCAGGTATCATGGTACAGTGTATCTACAGTATTTACCTCAGCTCTGTAGGGCAGGTATCATGGTGCAGTGTATCTACAGTATTTACCTCAGCTCTGTAGGGTAGGTATCATGGTACAGTGTATCTACAGTATTTACCTCAGCTCTGTAGGGTAGGTATCTACGGTACAGTGTATCTACAGTATTTACCTCAGCTCTGTAGGGTAGGTATCTACGGTACAGTGTATCTACAGTATTTACCTCAGCTCTGTAGGGTAGGTATCTACGGTACAGTGTATCTACAGTATTTACCTCAGCTCTGTAGGGGAGGAAGATAGCGCTGGCCAGGTTTCCAGTGATTCCAGAGACAATGTAGATGATAGAGAtcctcagccagccagccagcttctCTAAGTCCCTCAGGATGGTCATCTGGAACAGCACCGACACCAGGCAGTGCAggatcctacacacacacacacacgcacgcacgcacgcacgcacgcacgcacgcacgcacacacgcgcgcgtTATACATTAGTAATGCGGGAGAAACCCTGAAAAAGACACAACACCATGACGGATGATTCTGGGGGAGTTCCAGTCTCACCCAGcatggaggaatagagagagccAGAGTCTGTAGAACTGGTCTGGGATCTCAGGGTTGAGGAAAGGCAGCAAGCCACACACATCATCCAGACAGGCCACCTGGGAGCAGAGAGTAGCCTCCTCGTGGAAGTAGCCCTTCATAAAGTCACAGTACTCTCTGGACGTGATCTCACACCTGAACACATAACACATTACATtattacaacacacacataacGTTCTTACAACATTAACAAATAATAGCAGcctgcacacacaacacacaggatTACATCACAACATCATCGCAGCGACAATAGCTGcagagacagaacaaacagagtgTCCTTACCTCCCTTTGGTCCCGATGCAGCAGGGCCGTCCTGCGATGGCACAGTCTACGTGGGGGAGGTTAGTGTGGTTGCCTGGGTACCTGGTACACACTGGCCACTTGGTGATGTCATCAGGCCACTCGTGAGGCGATACAGAGGCTGGCTCCAGGCAGATCCTggaaggagaggaacagaggaaagaatgttagaggaatagagggaagaggagatatagaagaagagagggacagaaagaagcAGTCTATTACCTGGGGTCCTGGTGGCAGACTGAGCCGTGCTGACGGACCTTCCCCTTCAGGAGAGGAGCACTGGGGTGATGAGGCCACTTCACCCACACTGCTAGagtagactggagagagagaacaggggagagagaaagagagagatagagagacagagagagagatagatagagatagaaagaaagagaaagcgagagagaatgaaagaacaagagagagagagacagacagacagagaaagaaagaaacaacagagagagagagagagagagagagagagagagagagaatgaaagaacaagagagagagagagagacagacagagaaagaaagagagagatatcagaTCTCGTAGGACGTTAACCAGTACAAGACTCTAACATTAGTCTAACATTAGTCTAACATTAGTCTAACACCAGGGTGACTCACAGAGCACTCCTCCTGTGAAGTCTGGAGACAGCCGGAGCGGTCGTTCCTCACACAGCAGGCTgagtccctctctcttcctctcttctcctggaTCAGGTCATGGACCTGCTGGTCCTGACGCATGCAGGGGGAGAACTTAGCCCCCAGGTGGATCAGCGCCTCCTGCAGGCCAGGGGGAGGATGTGCAGTCAGAACACAGACAAGGTCTCATAATGTCGCTGACATTGAAGTTTAAATGATCAAACGAAGTCCATTCGCCTAAAAAAAGCTACACTTACCGAATTTGGTCCCACCCAAAAGTTTTCTTGTTGCACAAACTTAACATTTTCATGAACACCTTTATTTCTCAATacctaaacagagagagagggaaaataccAAAGGGTTTACAAAGTCAAATACACAGACATACCACACGGATTCAAAGGATCGCGCATCACACAAGGCACAAGCTTCATAGCAATGACGATACACCTGCCACTGTAACTTGTAGAACCCAAACTACAGTATGAAACAATCGGTGTACTGACCGAGTCGACAGTCTCGTGCTGGGAGAAGCCAACAGGGGCAATGccgtacagacacacagtcaacatGGTGATCAACAGGTGGACAAACATGATCCAGTAGGTGAAGAAAGGCCTGCAGAGACACAGAATATGAATAAGGTATCCCAGACAGTATACCAGCTTGCCTCCTCTGTTAGAAACAGTACCTCACTATGTCAGTGTGGTCTTCCCACTGAAAACAGCTGCAGCAACTGGGAGAACAGTTTGTAGTGTACACCTGCGTACACCATTTTTCCCCACATGGAGTGCCGGGGACTCGGGAGTGAGTCACACAGTCCTGCTGTATCTAGAGGCCAGGTCAGCCAGAAGAAAAGGTGCTTTCATGTGAGTCATAGTACAGtaacgtttgggaaccactggtctacacTATCCTGTATCTTATCTGGGGCCAACTCAGACACAGCTGCTACCTCTGCTACGGCTGTGACTGGGCTCTTCTCCTGTAGTATCGTAACATGTTAGACATGTGACCATGTTAAAGTGCAACTATGTGACCATGCCAGTTGAAGTCAATTGCACAGCCATGTAGCAAATTTTGAATTTGAAATATAAATTCAAGAATCTGAAAATCCTCTAAGACGATAAAGTGTACCTGTGGTCGTCCATGTCCTCTATCTGCTGCTGGACGAAGCTGTCGATGCGTTTGCGGTAGGTTCTGTTGGTGAGCCGTCCCACCATGCCTAGGCCGTAGGGCCTCTTCTCCCTGGCGAAGAGCTTCTTGACAGGCACTGTGATCCGCTGGCCCCGTCGCTGCCCACTCACACTCACCACCTCCTGCTGCAGGCGCACCTTGGGCTGGACCAGAGACGGCCCAGGTTCTTTACCCTTACGCCAGCCTCTTTCTAGGGGTCTGTTGATCaattgagagatggagggaggaggaggaggagagagggagagagagagagataaatagaaaaagaaagagagacagacagacagagagagagagaatgagaaagataTGGTagcgaaggagagagaaagggtcagAAGAGGGTGTGTGTTAGGTGAAAACAGGCTACAGTAGCAGCAACAacttgtttgtgtctgtctgtgtgtctctgtgtgtgtctgtgtgtgtgtctgtctgtgtggctgtgtgtatgtctgtctgtgtgtgtgtgtgttaaactcaCATCATTAGGTGACTCCTCTCCAGTTCGTTCTTGTCCAGGGCGCCACCTGTGAGGTCACTCTCACCTGCAGCTGTGTTAGCtgactcctcctctttaatggcgGCCTCAGACGGGGAGTCAAACACATCGTCTGCATAGGTAAAcagctcctcatcttctctcctcaaACCATCCtgcatggaggagaggaggaggaggaggaaacgagaggagaggagaagaaggaggaggaggaggagaaggaggaggaggaggaggaggaggaaatgagaggagaggaggaggaggaggaggaggaggaggaaacgagaggagaggagaagaaggaggaggaggaggaggatgaggaggaggaaatgagaggagaggagaagaaggaggaggaggaggaggaaacgagaggaggaggaggatgaaatgagaggagaggagaagaaggaggaggaggaaacgagaggaggaggaggaggaaatgagaggagaggagaagaaggaggaggaggaggaaacgagaggagagaaggagaaggaaacgAGTGGAGCGgcgaagaaggaggaggaggaggaaacgaGTGGAgcggagaagaaggagaaggaggagaaggaaacgAGTGGagtggagaagaaggaggaggaggagaaggaaacgagaggagaggagaaggagaaggaaacgAGTGGAgcggagaagaaggaggaggaggagaaggaaacgAGTGGAgcggagaagaaggaggaggagaaggaaacgAGTGAAgcggagaagaaggaggaggaggaggaggaaacgagaggagaggagaaggagaaggaaacgAGTGGAgcggagaagaaggagaaggaggaggaggaaaagatgTGAAAAGGTGTATGTGGTATCTGTACATGAATGTGTGAtgggacaggtgtgtgtatgtTACTCACCCTAGCAAAGAAGGAGGTGTCCAGCTCATCAGAGAAGTCCACTGTGTCGTCCTCCAGGAAACTCACTGGCATGAAGCTCCGCCTGCGACAGCGCTGGTCCCTCTCCCAAACCGTACGGCCCTGAcacacaccatcatcaccatcgtTGTCATCATCACCGTCAATGTTATACCCTCTGTTATACATCTATTGCATGATAATACATTACTGTTGTGTGTGACAGGAAGACCATGacgggtcaattccatttaaatttcGTCAGTAGGAagtaaattacatttaaaatagaaatggaattgaccccaacccgaAATCAAGAACATACCAAGTAAACAAAGGGTAGACAGTGTCCCCAGACAAAACTACACAAATGATTGTCCTCTCTGGCTTCTGACAACCAGCTGTGAACAGTGGCCATGATGATTATGATGCTTTGACCTCAGGAGGCGGGATTAGCCCTGTATCATTCAATGTTCCAGTTCCAGAACACACAACACTCTACTGGAtaacacaccagacacacagctgAGCCTTCTGACTAGAGGACAGGACTGACAGCAGTCCTGTCCTCCAGTCAGCAGTGTTATCCTACTGCCCCCCATCACCCTGCCAGTGGAGTTAAAGCAGTGTTCAGTGACCAGGGTCATATCTGACAGACAGCATCACCCAGTGGTGTTAAAGCAGTGTTCAGTGACCAGGGTCATATCTGACAGACAGCATCACCCAGTGGTGTTAAAGCAGTGTTCAGTGACCAGGGTCATATCTGACAGACAGCATCACCCAGTGGTGTTAAAGCAGTGTTCAGTGACCAGGGTCATATCTGACAGACAGCATCACCCAGTGGTGTTAAAGCAGTGTTCAGTGACCAGGGTCATATCTGACAGACAGCTTCACCCAGTGATGTTAAAGCAGTGTTCAGTGACCAGGGTCATATCTGACAGACAGCATCACCCAGTGGTGTTAAAGCAGTGTTCAGTGACCAGGGTCATATCTGACAGACAGCATCACCCAGTGGTGTTAAAGCAGTGTTCAGTGACCAGGGTCATATCTGACAGACAGCTTCACCCAGTGATGTTAAAGCAGTGTTCAGTGACCAGGGTCATATCTGACAGACAGCTTCACCCAGTGATGTTAAAGCAGTGTTCAGTGACCAGGGTCATATCTGACAGACAGCATCACCCAGTGGTGTTAAAGCAGTGTTCAGTGACCAGGGTCATATCTGACAGACAGCATCACCCAGTGGTGTTAAAGCAGTGTTCAGTGACCAGGGTCATATCTGACAGACAGCTTCACCCAGTGATGTTAAAGCAGTGTTCAGTGACCAGGGTCATATCTGACAGACAGCATCACCCAGTGGTGTTAAAGCAGTGTTCAGTGACCAGGGTCATATCTGACAGACAGCATCACCCAGTGATGTTAAAGCAGTGTTCAGTGACCAGGGTCATATCTGACAGACAGCATCACCCAGTGGTGTTAAAGCAGTGTTCAGTGACCAGGGTCATATCTGACAGACAGCATCACCCAGTGATGTTAAAGCAGTGTTCAGTGACCAGGGTCATATCTGACAGACAGCATCACCCAGTGGTGTTAAAGCAGTGTTCAGTGACCAGGGTCATATCTGACAGACAGCATCACCCAGTGGTGTTAAAGCAGTGTTCAGTGACCAGAGTCATATCTGACAGACATTTCCCAGTGGTGATTTAGTTAGATCAAAGCAGTGTCTGGAAGTCTTATACTGTATCTGCTGGAGTATCAGGGATGATTCACCAATAGTAAGAATCATGCAGGGAACACATGAACGCATCTgttccctgaacacacacacacacacacacacacacacacacacacacacacacacacacacacacacacacacacacacacacacacacacacacacacacacacacacacacacacacacacacacacacactctgattcTTGCCTCTGACATACTGTCTGTGCAACACACACCTTGACCAGCGCGGCGGTGGCCTTGAAGCTCATGACAGCGACAGACTCTCGTTTGCGTCTCCGTGGTAACCTGTTGAGTGCGGAGCGCGAGCtggagaaggagcagagagaggtggCACCAGGGGTGAAGGGAGTCTGCGGTACGCTGTAACCATCTACCTCCTCCACCAGGCGAAATGCACGGCCACGCGCCAGGGGGtccacaatctacacacacacacacacacacacacacacacacgcacacacgcacacacacaaagacagaggcAGACACTGTAATGTCCGATACTGTAGTAAACAGCACGGAGGCAAGTATATTATTTGATGTTATTTAGTGGTGAACTCACATGCTATGTGGCTACATGACAGGTCAAGTTCACAGTCATATCAATACGCAGGTTACCATAGTGATGGACCTATAATAGTTGCATTACTCCATGTATTAATACGCATCACATAGGAAAAATATTACCCGAAATAAGCAAAATATACATTCTGATATCTCTATTGAATTGTATTGAATAATGTCATTATTTCAAAGGGAGGGATAGGATTGATATTGGTAAAGAAACACTACACATCACAACACGACACATTACACATGCAGAGATGTATGGCAAGCTTCTAACATCCTAAACAGTAAGAGATAGAGGAAGAAAGCCAGTCTGTCTGTGGGTGGCGCTGCCCTACCCTCTGCATGCCAtaggggtggtggtgtggggggaggtagaggggtggtggggtcTCAGTGCTGGTCAGAGACAGGTTGTCCTGGCTGGACAGCTCCATCTCCCTCATCACCTGGGCCTTGAGACGGCCGTAGCGCAGGTTGCAGTGCTGCAGGCTCTTCCTCCGCCATCGCTGGGTGCTGTCGTTTTCCTTACTGACCCCGAACCAGGCTGCCGTACCCctgaggggacagagacagaggttagAGCAAGGTGAATCTCCGTTCAGGGATGTTCTTGGTTAGTGATAGTTGGTTGTAACAGTTTAAATTGAGTTAAAAGAGACAGTATTTGGGTTGAGTGTGGGCTCGTCTTTGCAGAGAGTGTACAGAAAAGGCAGAAACAGATTACGATAACAACCCAGGCACGGCAGTGGGTTTCTCGTTTATTTGTGTACGGAACGAGGCCATTTGGATTaccatgtgagtgtgtgttcccCCACTCCCCAGCCCCACAGTttcaaaccctaacccagtgtaAAGCCGGAGACATTTGGAGGGACTGACCGGGCCAGAGCATTAGTGTTGTGCATCACCACTCAGTCAAACAATGACAAGAGTACAGCAGGATTACATCAGTTCTACTCACACAGACAGGAAGTCAACTGCAGTTGACAAATATGTGCCTCGACATGCCACTCACACAAAACCATGCTCAGACTCACACATTAAAACCCTAATGGATACACACGAGCACGTTCACACGTTCACACGTTCACACACTCATAAAACCCAGTGACAAACAGTGCAAGCCCTCATTCTTCTTTTAGTGCATAGGGAATGAGCTGATGTTCTCTGTTAGTCCTGGGCAGACAGCCAGCCCCCTGGTGGACCTCTGGGTTTGTAGGAGCGTCCCAGAGTGGATGGGGAAAGTGTTCtgtgaagaagcaggatgtgggTTGGGGAGTAGCAGACACTCAGTAATAAAACAGTATCCATCATTAGAGAGAAACCAGCCAGCTGGGAAAGCCTTTTAAGGCTGCGCACcgccaggggagagagggagggaagtgcCACACTGATTCTTGTCCTCCCGGGAGGCAGGAATGTTTTAAGAGGGGTCACAAGTTTGGGTTGGGAGGGTTTAGGAGGGTTGGGGGGGGTAGATTGAGTGTTGGTGATTCACAAAGAGAGGCTCTCAGGGTAGCAGGATTATTataaacaccacagaagaagaaaacagAGTGACACATCCATCTTTACTGAAACAGACTGTGTGAGATAAGGTTCTGGGAAGACTCATACCCTCTGTAGAAGGTTGTTTCCAGGAAAATAAACACCTTGACTCATTAGGCTACaaacctagtgtgtgtgtgtgtgtgtgtgtgtcttcacgtttgcctgtgtgtgtttgagcagcTAGCTCACCAGTGGTACAAGTCAGTATTCAGTAGAGACCATCAAAATCAACAGCTATAGCCAGTAGAGACCATCCAAATCAACAGATATAGCCAGTAGAGACCATCCAAATCAACAGCTATAGCCAGTAGAGACCATCCAAATCAACAGCTATAGCCAGTAGAGACCATCCACATCAACAGCTATAGCCAGTAGAGACCATCCAAATCAACAGAAGTAGAGACCATCCAAATCAACAGATATAGCCAGTAGAGACCATCCAAATCAACAGCTATAGCCAGTAGAGACCATCCAAATCAACAGCTATAGCCAGTAGAGACCATCCAAATCAACAGATATAGCCAGTAGAGACCATCCAAATCAACAGCTACAGCCAATAGAGACCATCCAAATCAACAGATATAGCCAGTAGAGACCATCCAAATCAACAGATATAGCCAGTAGAGACCATCCAAATCAACAGATATAGCCAGTAGAGACTATCCAAATCAACAGATATAGCCAGCAGAGACCATCCAAATCAACAGATATAGCCAGTAGAGACCATCCAAATCAACAGCTATAGCCAGTAGAGACCATCCAAATCAACAGATATAGCCAGTAGAGACCATCCAAATCAACAGATATAGCCAGTAGAGACCATCCAAATCAACAGATAT
Proteins encoded:
- the LOC110502896 gene encoding inactive rhomboid protein 1 isoform X1 gives rise to the protein MAEPSQPQESSSLQRKKPPWLRVDIPPQLSLDEPLTLIQPVKRQGFLHSVSMPCEITQSGIATFDPSNYLRPPLQRQPSITETIKRGTAAWFGVSKENDSTQRWRRKSLQHCNLRYGRLKAQVMREMELSSQDNLSLTSTETPPPLYLPPHHHPYGMQRIVDPLARGRAFRLVEEVDGYSVPQTPFTPGATSLCSFSSSRSALNRLPRRRKRESVAVMSFKATAALVKGRTVWERDQRCRRRSFMPVSFLEDDTVDFSDELDTSFFARDGLRREDEELFTYADDVFDSPSEAAIKEEESANTAAGESDLTGGALDKNELERSHLMIPLERGWRKGKEPGPSLVQPKVRLQQEVVSVSGQRRGQRITVPVKKLFAREKRPYGLGMVGRLTNRTYRKRIDSFVQQQIEDMDDHRPFFTYWIMFVHLLITMLTVCLYGIAPVGFSQHETVDSVLRNKGVHENVKFVQQENFWVGPNSEALIHLGAKFSPCMRQDQQVHDLIQEKRGRERDSACCVRNDRSGCLQTSQEECSSTLAVWVKWPHHPSAPLLKGKVRQHGSVCHQDPRICLEPASVSPHEWPDDITKWPVCTRYPGNHTNLPHVDCAIAGRPCCIGTKGRCEITSREYCDFMKGYFHEEATLCSQVACLDDVCGLLPFLNPEIPDQFYRLWLSLFLHAGILHCLVSVLFQMTILRDLEKLAGWLRISIIYIVSGITGNLASAIFLPYRAEVGPAGSQFGILACLFVELFQSWQILECPWRAFTKLLCVVLFLFSFGLLPWIDNFAHISGFISGLFLSFAFLPYISFGRSDMYRKRVQICVFLLVFLGLFSGLAVLFYVHQVKCEWCEYLTCIPLTDKFCDKYDLNAHLH
- the LOC110502896 gene encoding inactive rhomboid protein 1 isoform X2, yielding MEIQVGRWRYRGTAAWFGVSKENDSTQRWRRKSLQHCNLRYGRLKAQVMREMELSSQDNLSLTSTETPPPLYLPPHHHPYGMQRIVDPLARGRAFRLVEEVDGYSVPQTPFTPGATSLCSFSSSRSALNRLPRRRKRESVAVMSFKATAALVKGRTVWERDQRCRRRSFMPVSFLEDDTVDFSDELDTSFFARDGLRREDEELFTYADDVFDSPSEAAIKEEESANTAAGESDLTGGALDKNELERSHLMIPLERGWRKGKEPGPSLVQPKVRLQQEVVSVSGQRRGQRITVPVKKLFAREKRPYGLGMVGRLTNRTYRKRIDSFVQQQIEDMDDHRPFFTYWIMFVHLLITMLTVCLYGIAPVGFSQHETVDSVLRNKGVHENVKFVQQENFWVGPNSEALIHLGAKFSPCMRQDQQVHDLIQEKRGRERDSACCVRNDRSGCLQTSQEECSSTLAVWVKWPHHPSAPLLKGKVRQHGSVCHQDPRICLEPASVSPHEWPDDITKWPVCTRYPGNHTNLPHVDCAIAGRPCCIGTKGRCEITSREYCDFMKGYFHEEATLCSQVACLDDVCGLLPFLNPEIPDQFYRLWLSLFLHAGILHCLVSVLFQMTILRDLEKLAGWLRISIIYIVSGITGNLASAIFLPYRAEVGPAGSQFGILACLFVELFQSWQILECPWRAFTKLLCVVLFLFSFGLLPWIDNFAHISGFISGLFLSFAFLPYISFGRSDMYRKRVQICVFLLVFLGLFSGLAVLFYVHQVKCEWCEYLTCIPLTDKFCDKYDLNAHLH